The Flavobacteriales bacterium genome contains the following window.
GGAGTACGAACTGGAAGGTATCGCCATGGTGGAAGATCTGGGCGATCGCGAGCTGATCTTCGGAGTGAAGGAAGTGCCGCTGGACATGCTGCTTCCCGGGAAGAGCTACCTGTTCTTCAGCCACACGATCAAGAAGCAGCCGCACAACAAGAAAATGCTGCGTGCGATCATGGACCGCGGCATCACGCTCATCGACCACGAGCTGCTCACCGACGCCAAAGGCGAGCGGGTGCTGGCGTTCGGCCGTTGGGCGGGTGTGGTGGGCTCCTACAATGCCTTCCGCGCCTGGCAAGTGCACCATGGTTCCCCTGACCTGGAACCGGCCAACGAATGCTACGACCGGGCTGAAATGGAGAAGCACTTGGCCGATCGGCCCTTGCGCAAGGACCTGCGGATCGCGCTCACCGGCGGTGGTAGGGTGGGGAAAGGCGCTATGGAAGTGCTGGACAAGCGCGGCGTCAAACGGGTTTCGGCGCACGAGTTCCTGAACACTGAGTTCAACGTTCCCGTGTATTGCGTGGCGGGCTCCGAAGCGATCTACGAGCGTTTGGACGGCAAGCCTTTCGACAAGCAGGCCTTCCACCGGGACCCGAGCGGGCATCGCAGCACGTTCACGCGGTTCGCGCACCGGGCCCACATCTACATGGCCTGCCACTTCTGGGATCCGCGCGGCCCGAAGTTGCTCAGCGCGGACGCTCTGCGTGATGAGCGCATTTCGTTGCGCGTGATCGCCGACATCAGTTGCGATGTGGGCGGTCCGATCGACAGTACGTTGCGCAGCACCACAATTGCCCAGCCGATGATGGGATACGATCGGGCCACAGCGACCGAATGCCCTGTTGGCAAGCCAGGCTCCATAACCGTTATGGCCGTGGACAACCTGCCGTGCGAACTCCCGCGCGATGCCAGCGAAGCCTTCGGTCGGGACTTGGTGGACAATGTCCTTCCGTGCTTCCTCGGGAACGACCCTAC
Protein-coding sequences here:
- a CDS encoding alanine dehydrogenase, which encodes MYKKIGIIREGKQPVDRRVPLTPVLCREVLDTNPGLDLVVQHSPMRAFMDAEYELEGIAMVEDLGDRELIFGVKEVPLDMLLPGKSYLFFSHTIKKQPHNKKMLRAIMDRGITLIDHELLTDAKGERVLAFGRWAGVVGSYNAFRAWQVHHGSPDLEPANECYDRAEMEKHLADRPLRKDLRIALTGGGRVGKGAMEVLDKRGVKRVSAHEFLNTEFNVPVYCVAGSEAIYERLDGKPFDKQAFHRDPSGHRSTFTRFAHRAHIYMACHFWDPRGPKLLSADALRDERISLRVIADISCDVGGPIDSTLRSTTIAQPMMGYDRATATECPVGKPGSITVMAVDNLPCELPRDASEAFGRDLVDNVLPCFLGNDPTGMIDRATIVKNGALTERYAYLADYAAAG